One Sphaerisporangium krabiense DNA segment encodes these proteins:
- a CDS encoding TetR/AcrR family transcriptional regulator, protein MVGDRMAKPGTAPRKQGRSSREGDDTEAVIDLDDPRLQTEAARGLVKAARELFVKKGFSATSVSDITERAGMSVGSLYYHYGSKTNIYVAIWLQYQRSQEARARETVIAVRAAGVTNGLRLFLAGTRAYLLGAWEHRDVVRLAADGDTPPGFGLRTRRINQEWFRQNSALLRDSANTAGQDDPLAIRAIVAIVTDAMGGICREVAACATREEAEELVARAIDVFARLANSPMDQQFRPDARPATAFGVTVRDDGGW, encoded by the coding sequence GTGGTGGGGGATCGAATGGCCAAGCCGGGCACGGCGCCGAGAAAGCAGGGGAGATCGTCCCGAGAGGGCGACGACACCGAGGCGGTCATCGATCTCGACGATCCGCGGTTGCAGACCGAGGCCGCGCGCGGCCTGGTCAAGGCGGCGCGCGAGTTGTTCGTCAAAAAGGGCTTCTCCGCGACGAGCGTGAGCGACATCACCGAGCGCGCGGGCATGAGCGTGGGTTCGCTGTATTACCACTACGGCAGCAAGACCAACATTTACGTGGCGATCTGGCTGCAGTACCAGCGCAGCCAGGAGGCCCGCGCCCGCGAGACCGTCATCGCGGTGCGCGCCGCGGGGGTCACCAACGGGCTGCGGCTGTTCCTGGCCGGGACCCGCGCCTACCTGCTGGGAGCCTGGGAGCACCGCGACGTGGTGCGGCTGGCCGCCGACGGCGACACCCCGCCCGGGTTCGGGCTGCGCACCCGGCGGATCAACCAGGAGTGGTTCCGGCAGAACTCCGCGCTGCTGCGCGACAGCGCCAACACCGCCGGGCAGGACGATCCGCTGGCCATCCGGGCGATCGTCGCGATCGTCACCGACGCCATGGGCGGGATCTGCCGGGAAGTGGCCGCCTGCGCCACGCGTGAGGAGGCCGAGGAACTGGTCGCCCGCGCCATCGACGTCTTCGCCCGGCTGGCGAATTCCCCCATGGACCAGCAATTCCGGCCCGACGCCCGGCCGGCCACGGCGTTCGGCGTCACCGTCCGCGACGACGGCGGCTGGTGA
- a CDS encoding (Fe-S)-binding protein has translation MLWVAIIGLVATGVALALAGRRVAFLSRLATSGQPAPERLRYARENVGAEIKAQVVEVFGQKKLLKWTPSGTAHFFVMWAFFILATVYLEAYGALVQGAITGEPDFHIPLIGTWPVLGFLQDFIAVAALAGLVAFAAIRVKNSPKRLGRGSRFSGSHLGGAWLVLFMIFNVIWTLFLFRGASINTGNFPYRSGAFASELTARILPTSTLLEEIGLLLHIGVMLVFLVIVVNSKHLHIFTAPLNVLFSRRPDGLGAVPEMRSNGKVLDFEEADPEVDVFGRGKIEDTTWKGFLDFYTCTECGRCQSQCPAWNTGKPLSPKMLILDQRDHAFQVAPYLLAGDAQKDSYPQDVLALLEKPLVGEEGVIHPDVLWSCTNCGACVEQCPVDIEHIDHIIDMRRYQVMIESSFPSEAGVMLKNLENKGNPWGLPEGKRAEWIEELASREVDPIEVTMVDDKMPEDVEYLFWVGCAGALEDRARKTTKAVAELLHIAGVRFAVLGPMEACTGDPARRLGMEFVFDMLARQNIETLNEAGVRKIVATCPHCFNTLANEYPQLGGHFEVVHHTQLLAHLVEAGKLTPVTPIEEKITYHDPCFLGRHNKVYAQPRDIMATVPGVRTQEMHRCKERGFCCGAGGARMWMEERIGKRINTERVDEALTTDPDTVSTACPFCLVMLGDAINEKKNTGQAKETLEVVDVAQLLIKSVKGEPVASGPAGR, from the coding sequence GTGCTCTGGGTTGCGATCATCGGGCTCGTCGCGACCGGCGTCGCGCTCGCCCTGGCGGGCCGCCGCGTGGCGTTCCTCTCCAGGCTCGCCACCAGCGGCCAGCCCGCCCCCGAACGCCTGCGCTACGCCAGGGAGAACGTCGGGGCGGAGATCAAAGCCCAGGTGGTGGAGGTCTTCGGCCAGAAGAAGCTGCTGAAGTGGACGCCGTCCGGCACCGCGCACTTCTTCGTGATGTGGGCGTTCTTCATCCTCGCCACCGTCTACCTGGAGGCGTACGGCGCGCTCGTCCAGGGGGCGATCACCGGCGAGCCCGACTTCCACATCCCGCTCATCGGGACCTGGCCGGTGCTCGGGTTCCTCCAGGACTTCATCGCCGTCGCCGCGCTCGCCGGACTGGTCGCCTTCGCCGCGATCCGCGTCAAGAACTCGCCCAAGAGACTCGGCCGTGGCTCCCGGTTCTCCGGCTCACATCTCGGCGGCGCCTGGCTCGTGCTCTTCATGATCTTCAACGTGATCTGGACGCTGTTCCTGTTCCGCGGCGCGTCGATCAACACCGGGAACTTCCCCTACAGGTCGGGCGCGTTCGCCTCCGAGCTCACCGCGAGGATCCTGCCCACGAGCACGCTCCTGGAGGAGATCGGCCTCCTCCTGCACATCGGCGTGATGCTGGTGTTCCTGGTGATCGTGGTGAACTCCAAGCACCTGCACATCTTCACCGCGCCGCTGAACGTGCTGTTCTCCCGCCGTCCGGACGGCCTGGGGGCGGTGCCGGAGATGCGCAGCAACGGCAAGGTGCTCGACTTCGAGGAAGCCGACCCCGAGGTGGACGTGTTCGGGCGCGGCAAGATCGAGGACACCACGTGGAAGGGGTTCCTCGACTTCTACACCTGCACGGAGTGCGGCCGGTGCCAGTCGCAGTGCCCGGCGTGGAACACCGGCAAGCCGCTGTCGCCGAAGATGCTGATCCTGGACCAGCGCGACCACGCGTTCCAGGTGGCCCCGTACCTGCTGGCGGGCGACGCGCAGAAGGACTCCTATCCGCAGGACGTGCTCGCCCTGCTGGAGAAGCCGCTGGTCGGCGAGGAGGGTGTGATCCATCCGGATGTGTTGTGGTCGTGTACCAACTGCGGGGCGTGTGTGGAGCAGTGCCCGGTGGACATCGAGCACATCGATCACATCATCGACATGCGCCGCTACCAGGTCATGATCGAGTCGAGCTTCCCCTCCGAGGCGGGGGTGATGCTGAAGAACCTGGAGAACAAGGGCAATCCGTGGGGCCTGCCGGAGGGCAAGCGCGCCGAGTGGATCGAGGAGCTGGCCTCCCGCGAGGTCGACCCCATCGAGGTCACGATGGTCGACGACAAGATGCCCGAGGACGTGGAGTACCTGTTCTGGGTGGGCTGCGCCGGGGCGCTGGAGGACCGGGCCAGGAAGACCACCAAGGCCGTGGCCGAGCTGCTGCACATCGCGGGGGTGAGGTTCGCGGTGCTGGGGCCGATGGAGGCGTGTACCGGGGATCCGGCTCGCCGGCTTGGGATGGAGTTCGTGTTCGACATGCTGGCCCGGCAGAACATCGAGACGTTGAACGAGGCGGGGGTGAGGAAGATCGTGGCGACCTGCCCGCACTGCTTCAACACCCTGGCCAATGAGTACCCGCAGCTCGGCGGTCACTTCGAGGTGGTACACCACACGCAGTTGCTGGCGCACCTGGTGGAGGCGGGCAAGCTGACGCCGGTGACGCCGATCGAGGAGAAGATCACTTATCACGATCCGTGTTTCCTGGGGCGGCACAACAAGGTGTACGCCCAGCCGCGCGACATCATGGCGACGGTGCCGGGGGTGCGGACCCAGGAGATGCACCGCTGTAAGGAGCGGGGGTTCTGTTGTGGCGCGGGTGGGGCGCGGATGTGGATGGAGGAGCGGATCGGTAAGCGGATCAACACCGAGCGGGTGGATGAGGCGCTGACCACCGATCCCGACACCGTGTCCACCGCGTGCCCGTTCTGCCTGGTGATGCTGGGGGACGCGATCAACGAGAAGAAGAACACCGGCCAGGCCAAGGAAACCCTGGAAGTCGTCGACGTCGCCCAGCTGCTCATCAAGTCCGTCAAGGGCGAACCCGTGGCGAGCGGCCCCGCGGGACGGTGA
- a CDS encoding acyl-CoA dehydrogenase family protein has protein sequence MLKDVAAQIAGSAGPSNPSDLNTLDRAAAWRSLAQAGLLALRTRDDDGRPVGSGVEVAVVAEGLGAGLVPVPYLGSAVLATELLALAGAHDEAEALSEGDTRTTVLLDRDLSALAVLPGDQTVYAWDADGAADALALTAGPDGHQVVRVSLDTGFAPAAGSDLTRTLLRSDGPIDGARLTPVGSPLSAEALLRWEALALTVISADIVGVMRAAVARAVAYTKERVQYGVLIGSFQAVQHLCAEAYVQAEASASATNYAAWAVDELDVAEALLAARTAKTQAALVAREVTETVMQVFGGIGQTYEHIAHVHTRRALTDRQVLGDEGVQLVRIADVRLTGE, from the coding sequence ATGCTCAAAGACGTGGCCGCCCAGATCGCCGGCTCCGCCGGCCCGTCGAACCCCAGTGACCTGAACACCCTGGACCGCGCCGCGGCCTGGCGGTCGCTCGCGCAGGCCGGCCTGCTGGCGCTGCGGACCCGGGACGACGACGGGCGCCCGGTCGGTTCGGGCGTGGAGGTCGCCGTGGTGGCCGAGGGGCTGGGCGCGGGCCTGGTACCGGTGCCCTACCTCGGGTCGGCCGTGCTCGCCACGGAGCTGCTCGCCCTGGCCGGCGCGCACGACGAGGCCGAGGCCCTGTCCGAAGGGGACACGAGGACCACGGTGCTGCTCGACCGCGACCTGTCCGCCCTGGCCGTGCTGCCGGGCGACCAGACGGTGTACGCCTGGGACGCCGACGGCGCCGCGGACGCGCTGGCGCTGACCGCCGGACCCGACGGGCACCAGGTGGTGCGGGTATCGCTGGACACCGGGTTCGCCCCCGCGGCCGGCTCCGACCTCACCCGCACGCTGCTGCGCTCCGACGGCCCGATCGACGGGGCCCGGCTCACCCCGGTGGGCAGCCCCCTCTCCGCCGAGGCGCTGCTGCGCTGGGAGGCGCTCGCGCTGACGGTGATCAGCGCGGACATCGTCGGCGTCATGCGCGCCGCCGTGGCCAGGGCCGTCGCCTACACCAAGGAGCGCGTCCAGTACGGCGTGCTGATCGGCTCCTTCCAGGCGGTGCAGCACCTGTGCGCCGAGGCGTACGTGCAGGCGGAGGCGTCGGCGAGCGCGACCAACTACGCGGCCTGGGCCGTGGACGAGCTGGACGTGGCGGAGGCGCTGCTGGCGGCACGCACCGCGAAGACGCAGGCCGCCCTCGTGGCGCGCGAGGTGACCGAGACCGTCATGCAGGTGTTCGGCGGCATCGGCCAGACCTACGAGCACATCGCGCACGTCCACACGCGGCGTGCCCTGACCGACCGCCAGGTCCTCGGAGACGAGGGCGTCCAACTGGTGCGCATCGCCGACGTCCGGCTGACGGGAGAGTGA
- a CDS encoding acyl-CoA dehydrogenase family protein has product MDYRDTPEEAEFRATLREWLTATIPAGWDKIEDEEESVRLRKDWHRTLYRAGYVGMSWPVEYGGRGLSPVYDAILNEESGNLGAPPLPSVGYIGRAIFMYASEEQKRRFLPPLLSGEASWCQGFSEPEAGSDLASLRTAARLDGDHYVVNGQKMWTSGGQYADWCLLLARTDPDVPKHKGISAFLVSMTEPGVTVRPIVIASGEAETAEVFWDDVRIPVEQRLGAPGEGWRIAMTTVAYERGPADIGFIANYRRTLRKVEGLAAERGLLEKEEVRKALARAYVRGEVLRLNCMEQLSMRVSGRAPGPEGSVAKLLWADAEQSLQHLAMDILGADEMTGVAAGWLSSYFTSRPVSVYGGSAQIQKNIIARMLDMPR; this is encoded by the coding sequence ATGGACTACCGCGACACCCCCGAGGAGGCGGAGTTCCGCGCGACCCTGCGCGAGTGGCTGACCGCCACCATCCCCGCGGGCTGGGACAAGATCGAGGACGAGGAGGAGTCGGTCAGGCTCCGCAAGGACTGGCACCGCACCCTCTACCGCGCCGGGTACGTCGGGATGAGCTGGCCGGTGGAGTACGGCGGGCGCGGCCTGAGCCCGGTGTACGACGCGATACTCAACGAGGAGTCGGGCAACCTGGGCGCCCCTCCGCTGCCGTCCGTCGGCTACATCGGCCGTGCCATCTTCATGTACGCCTCCGAGGAGCAGAAGAGGCGGTTCCTGCCGCCGCTGCTGTCCGGCGAGGCGAGCTGGTGCCAGGGCTTCAGCGAGCCGGAGGCCGGGTCCGACCTCGCCTCGCTGCGCACGGCGGCGCGGCTCGACGGGGACCACTACGTGGTCAACGGGCAGAAGATGTGGACGAGCGGCGGCCAGTACGCCGACTGGTGCCTGCTGCTGGCCAGGACCGACCCCGACGTCCCCAAGCACAAGGGCATCTCGGCCTTCCTGGTCTCGATGACCGAGCCGGGGGTCACGGTACGGCCCATCGTGATCGCCAGCGGCGAGGCCGAGACCGCCGAGGTGTTCTGGGACGACGTGCGGATCCCGGTGGAGCAGCGGCTCGGCGCCCCCGGCGAGGGCTGGCGGATCGCGATGACCACGGTCGCCTACGAGCGGGGCCCGGCCGACATCGGGTTCATCGCCAACTACCGGCGCACGCTGCGCAAGGTCGAGGGTCTCGCGGCCGAGCGCGGCCTGCTGGAGAAGGAGGAGGTCCGCAAGGCCCTGGCCCGCGCGTACGTGCGGGGCGAGGTGCTGCGTCTCAACTGCATGGAACAGCTCTCGATGCGGGTCTCCGGGCGCGCCCCGGGGCCTGAGGGCTCGGTCGCGAAGCTGCTGTGGGCCGACGCCGAGCAGTCCCTGCAGCACCTGGCGATGGACATCCTCGGCGCCGACGAGATGACCGGCGTCGCCGCCGGCTGGCTCAGCTCCTACTTCACCTCCCGCCCCGTCAGCGTCTACGGCGGGTCGGCGCAGATCCAGAAGAACATCATCGCGCGCATGCTCGACATGCCGCGCTGA
- a CDS encoding ABC transporter substrate-binding protein produces MRSRHIRLSAISLSALLAFSVAACGGEGSDGASGDSADKPFVVYFTGDYSGAISTNNASLDAGIKIAAEELNAAGGINGRKVVVETANDQNDPTKAVSLLQQRLSSGSKPDLVYPGGSSAVSLSLLPILSRQKILSIGGTVSTLLNDPKKFPYHFGVSSPGKDYAPALIRTAKEKGYKKIGMLYSNDATGQSSAEIYKAAVQGAGMEFVEARYEATALDMTSQLNQLRAQNPDALVLNGYGTAALYVMRSRAQIGWDIPSFCDQLASGFPYMKNLKADQLKNVFVVVSSATLEDSERHPNLGAFVEQIKKSPAAGGIGNTGWGLYATGHDALAVVAYAAQQAKTTESDKVKATLENLPQPSGAPLWYAAGPAGQYVQFKYSPANHFPTTSEETFQYVPPGVYNGEGFYAPEKA; encoded by the coding sequence ATGAGATCACGCCACATCCGTCTTTCCGCGATATCGCTCAGCGCACTGCTCGCGTTCTCCGTGGCCGCGTGCGGCGGCGAGGGGAGCGACGGCGCGTCCGGTGACAGCGCCGACAAGCCCTTCGTCGTCTACTTCACCGGGGACTACTCCGGTGCGATCTCCACGAACAACGCGAGCCTGGACGCGGGCATCAAGATCGCGGCGGAGGAGCTGAACGCCGCCGGCGGCATCAACGGCCGCAAGGTCGTGGTCGAGACGGCCAACGACCAGAACGACCCGACCAAGGCGGTCAGCCTCCTCCAGCAGCGGCTCTCCTCGGGATCCAAGCCCGACCTGGTCTACCCGGGCGGCTCCAGCGCCGTCTCCCTCTCGCTGCTGCCGATCCTGAGCAGGCAGAAGATCCTCTCGATCGGCGGCACGGTCAGCACGCTGCTGAACGACCCGAAGAAGTTCCCCTACCACTTCGGGGTCTCCTCGCCCGGCAAGGACTACGCGCCCGCGCTGATCCGGACGGCGAAGGAGAAGGGCTACAAGAAGATCGGCATGCTCTACTCCAACGACGCCACCGGCCAGAGCTCGGCCGAGATCTACAAGGCGGCCGTCCAGGGCGCGGGCATGGAGTTCGTCGAGGCCCGCTACGAGGCCACGGCGCTGGACATGACCTCGCAGCTCAACCAGCTCCGCGCGCAGAACCCCGACGCGCTGGTGCTCAACGGGTACGGCACCGCGGCGCTGTACGTGATGCGCAGCCGGGCGCAGATCGGCTGGGACATCCCGTCCTTCTGCGACCAGCTCGCCTCGGGCTTCCCGTACATGAAGAACCTGAAGGCCGACCAGCTCAAGAACGTGTTCGTGGTCGTCTCCAGCGCGACGCTGGAGGACAGCGAGCGTCACCCGAACCTGGGCGCCTTCGTCGAGCAGATCAAGAAGAGCCCGGCGGCCGGCGGCATCGGCAACACCGGCTGGGGGCTCTACGCCACCGGGCACGACGCCCTCGCCGTCGTCGCCTACGCCGCGCAGCAGGCCAAGACCACCGAGTCCGACAAGGTCAAGGCCACCCTGGAGAACCTGCCGCAGCCCTCGGGCGCGCCGCTCTGGTACGCCGCGGGACCCGCCGGGCAGTACGTGCAGTTCAAGTACTCGCCGGCGAACCACTTCCCGACCACGAGCGAGGAGACCTTCCAGTACGTCCCGCCGGGCGTCTACAACGGCGAGGGCTTCTACGCGCCCGAGAAGGCGTGA
- a CDS encoding branched-chain amino acid ABC transporter permease, with protein MTTVWAGLATGAIYSLIAIGYNIVLLASGTFNFAHAQLLMVGTFLAYTGAVTLGLPVLPTVLLAMIGVAAIALIEERIAIRPLLGRSDSHGTLITTVGAATILDGLAAVIWGREPLTVPSVLPDRPLDLLGGTVRPVDLALIGFTLVVGVGLHLWSRHTLTGLASLASAEDRDAASARGINVRLLGVGAFALAGAVAGVFGLLVGARTYAVFDLGHDLALFGFVAIAIGGSGSQLGGLIGGFATGLVYAFAARYIGAAYPQIVVFAAFLLILFLRPRGLFGAALERRV; from the coding sequence ATGACGACCGTATGGGCCGGACTGGCGACGGGCGCCATCTACTCGCTGATCGCGATCGGGTACAACATCGTGCTCCTCGCCTCGGGGACGTTCAACTTCGCGCACGCCCAGCTGCTGATGGTCGGCACGTTCCTGGCCTACACCGGGGCGGTCACGCTGGGGCTCCCCGTGCTGCCGACCGTGCTGCTCGCCATGATCGGCGTGGCGGCCATCGCGCTCATCGAGGAGCGGATCGCCATCCGTCCGCTCCTCGGCCGCAGCGACAGCCACGGCACGCTGATCACCACGGTCGGCGCCGCCACCATCCTGGACGGGCTGGCCGCGGTCATCTGGGGCAGGGAGCCGCTGACCGTGCCGTCGGTCCTGCCCGACCGGCCGCTCGACCTGCTCGGCGGGACCGTCCGGCCGGTGGACCTGGCGCTGATCGGCTTCACGCTCGTCGTCGGCGTGGGACTGCACCTGTGGTCCCGGCACACGCTCACCGGCCTCGCCTCCCTGGCCTCCGCGGAGGACAGGGACGCGGCCTCGGCGCGCGGCATCAACGTGCGGCTCCTCGGCGTGGGCGCCTTCGCCCTGGCCGGGGCGGTCGCCGGAGTGTTCGGCCTGCTGGTCGGGGCGCGCACGTACGCCGTCTTCGACCTCGGGCACGACCTGGCGCTGTTCGGGTTCGTGGCCATCGCGATCGGAGGGTCGGGCAGCCAGCTCGGCGGCCTGATCGGCGGTTTCGCCACCGGGCTCGTGTACGCGTTCGCCGCCAGGTACATCGGCGCGGCCTACCCGCAGATCGTGGTGTTCGCGGCGTTCCTGCTGATCCTGTTCCTGCGACCGCGCGGCCTGTTCGGCGCCGCGCTCGAACGGCGGGTGTAG
- a CDS encoding branched-chain amino acid ABC transporter ATP-binding protein/permease, whose protein sequence is MNALLHRYRPLGVVLLLALLLIAPTAGLLNGYWSRTVMLIAILSLLVSGLNVVLGYAGELAMGQVALYAVGAYVAGYLGVELGMTNVLFSLLGATLAAVVVGLITGIPGLRLGGWSLAMVTFFLVTLVPNLVDVFSGFTGGTLGMATAVPTLFGMEIVGDRLYWLIILVVAAWFTVARNLLLSRHGNMFLVLRQSPILASVLGVSVYRLKLLVYVVGAIPAALAGALFSMLDGFIAPDTFTFALALSVLAASVVGGATSVYGAIAGAAVMQLGQQTFTQFQTWQLVIYGAFLLIAGIAFNRGLAGLAQDGLAAVRRRGWLPTPAPATVAAEPAGEVETRLEPLHGVTLRSEGLGKSFGGNRALDDVTIEARPGEVTALIGPNGSGKTTMLNLICGLYKPSAGRLLLGEEEIGGHPTYRIARHGVARTFQTPLIPAHMTTLAFVATGRYVSHRVGILPAILRLPGFRKGYATDDARAMALLRLVGIADVAHQQVDSLALGTRRLVEVARCLASGARVFLFDEVGSGLDESDLEVLERAIGMIREAGGTVILVEHNFPLVLKLSDRIHVLSQGRLLASGTPAQIQNDRRVLAEYTGATDGGDAPDAFDSVADLQAADGPATPKGAK, encoded by the coding sequence ATGAACGCCCTCCTCCACCGGTACCGGCCGCTGGGCGTCGTGCTCCTGCTGGCCCTGCTGCTCATCGCCCCCACCGCGGGCCTGCTCAACGGCTACTGGTCGCGCACGGTGATGCTGATCGCGATCCTGAGCCTGCTGGTCAGCGGCCTGAACGTCGTCCTCGGCTACGCCGGCGAGCTGGCCATGGGACAGGTCGCGCTCTACGCCGTGGGCGCCTACGTCGCCGGCTACCTCGGCGTCGAGCTCGGCATGACGAACGTGCTGTTCTCGCTGCTGGGGGCCACCCTCGCCGCGGTCGTGGTCGGTCTCATCACCGGCATACCCGGGCTGCGCCTCGGCGGCTGGTCGCTGGCGATGGTGACGTTCTTCCTGGTCACGCTGGTGCCGAACCTGGTCGACGTCTTCTCCGGGTTCACCGGCGGCACGCTCGGCATGGCCACCGCCGTCCCCACCCTGTTCGGCATGGAGATCGTCGGCGACCGGCTCTACTGGCTGATCATCCTGGTCGTGGCCGCCTGGTTCACGGTCGCCCGCAACCTGCTGCTCTCGCGGCACGGCAACATGTTCCTGGTCCTGCGGCAGAGCCCGATCCTGGCCTCGGTGCTCGGCGTCTCGGTGTACCGGCTGAAGCTGCTGGTGTACGTCGTCGGCGCGATCCCCGCGGCGCTGGCCGGCGCGCTGTTCTCGATGCTGGACGGGTTCATCGCCCCCGACACCTTCACCTTCGCGCTCGCGCTCAGCGTGCTCGCCGCGTCCGTCGTCGGCGGCGCGACCTCGGTGTACGGCGCGATCGCCGGCGCGGCGGTGATGCAGCTCGGGCAGCAGACCTTCACCCAGTTCCAGACCTGGCAGCTCGTCATCTACGGCGCGTTCCTGCTGATCGCGGGCATCGCGTTCAACCGCGGGCTCGCCGGCCTCGCCCAGGACGGCCTGGCCGCCGTCCGCCGCAGGGGCTGGCTGCCGACCCCCGCCCCGGCCACCGTCGCCGCCGAACCGGCCGGCGAGGTCGAGACACGGCTCGAACCGCTGCACGGCGTGACGCTGCGCAGCGAGGGGCTCGGCAAGTCCTTCGGCGGCAACCGGGCGCTCGACGACGTCACCATCGAGGCCAGGCCCGGCGAGGTCACCGCGCTCATCGGCCCGAACGGCTCGGGCAAGACCACCATGCTCAACCTCATCTGCGGCCTCTACAAGCCGTCCGCCGGGCGGCTGCTGCTGGGCGAGGAGGAGATCGGCGGCCACCCGACGTACCGCATCGCGCGGCACGGCGTGGCCCGCACCTTCCAGACCCCGCTGATCCCGGCGCACATGACGACGCTCGCGTTCGTCGCGACCGGCAGGTACGTGAGCCACCGCGTCGGCATCCTGCCCGCGATCCTGCGGCTCCCGGGCTTCCGCAAGGGGTACGCGACCGACGACGCGCGGGCCATGGCGCTGCTGCGGCTGGTCGGCATCGCCGACGTCGCCCACCAGCAGGTCGACTCGCTGGCCCTCGGCACCCGGCGGCTGGTCGAGGTGGCCCGCTGCCTCGCCTCCGGCGCCCGCGTGTTCCTGTTCGACGAGGTCGGCTCCGGCCTCGACGAGAGCGACCTCGAAGTGCTCGAACGGGCCATCGGGATGATCCGCGAGGCCGGCGGGACGGTGATCCTCGTCGAGCACAACTTCCCGCTCGTGCTCAAGCTGTCCGACCGGATCCACGTGCTCAGCCAGGGGCGGCTGCTCGCCTCCGGCACCCCGGCGCAGATCCAGAACGACCGCAGGGTGCTCGCCGAGTACACCGGCGCGACCGACGGCGGGGACGCCCCCGACGCCTTCGACTCGGTGGCGGACCTCCAGGCCGCCGACGGGCCCGCCACGCCGAAGGGAGCCAAGTGA
- a CDS encoding ABC transporter ATP-binding protein, with protein MLSVAGVTGGYGDLRVLWDVDVAVRPGRITVVLGRNGAGKTSLLSAIAGLLPTVSQGRVELDGRDLSGAPAHRRVRAGLALVQENKRVFRARSVEENLLLGGYSLGGLGLRGGARGTALEKAYERFPVLRQRRREPAGSLSGGQQQMLAIGQALMPGPKLLMLDEPSAGLAPAIVNEVLEMVAALRDEGLSILLVEQRIEHALAIADDVAVMENGRIITTGPKSAFDDGAVIREVYLGRSGERLTTGNN; from the coding sequence ATGTTGTCCGTCGCCGGCGTCACCGGTGGATACGGTGACCTGCGGGTCCTGTGGGACGTGGACGTGGCCGTGCGGCCCGGCCGGATCACCGTCGTGCTCGGGCGCAACGGAGCGGGGAAGACCTCGCTGCTGTCCGCCATCGCCGGGCTGCTGCCCACCGTGAGCCAGGGCCGCGTCGAGCTCGACGGGCGGGACCTCAGCGGCGCCCCCGCCCACCGGCGGGTGCGGGCCGGTCTCGCCCTCGTGCAGGAGAACAAGCGGGTCTTCCGCGCCCGCAGCGTCGAGGAGAACCTGCTCCTCGGCGGATACAGCCTCGGCGGCCTCGGGCTGCGCGGAGGGGCGCGCGGGACGGCGCTGGAGAAGGCCTACGAACGTTTTCCCGTCCTGCGTCAGCGGCGGCGCGAACCGGCGGGCAGCCTGTCCGGCGGCCAGCAGCAGATGCTGGCCATCGGCCAGGCCCTGATGCCGGGACCGAAGCTGCTGATGCTCGACGAACCCTCCGCGGGCCTCGCGCCCGCCATCGTCAACGAGGTCCTGGAGATGGTCGCGGCGCTGCGCGACGAGGGCCTGTCCATCCTGCTGGTCGAGCAGCGGATCGAGCACGCGCTGGCGATCGCCGACGACGTCGCGGTCATGGAGAACGGGCGCATCATCACCACCGGCCCGAAGTCCGCCTTCGACGACGGCGCGGTGATCCGCGAGGTCTACCTCGGCCGGTCGGGCGAACGCCTGACCACCGGCAACAATTGA
- a CDS encoding SDR family NAD(P)-dependent oxidoreductase, protein MLLKDKVAVVTGAAQGIGRSVAELYAREGARVAVVDVKTDDAEKVAAGIREAGGQAMAVTCDVSDRAAVDEAAAAVKAAYGPIDVLVNNAGVTRPAMLHKMTQEEWDVVMGVHLHGSFYWLQAVVHDMIERQRGWIIFSSSSTAQNGSIGQINYAAAKSGMLGMVRTAARELGRYNILVNAVAPAAATEMTLKIRTDPRFADGVKRLPLRRHAEPEEIAPTFLYLASDAASYVTGQVISVDGGGMMVR, encoded by the coding sequence ATGTTGCTGAAGGACAAGGTCGCCGTGGTCACCGGCGCCGCGCAGGGCATCGGCCGGTCGGTCGCCGAGCTGTACGCCCGCGAGGGCGCCCGGGTGGCGGTGGTCGACGTCAAGACGGACGACGCGGAGAAGGTGGCCGCGGGCATCCGCGAGGCGGGCGGCCAGGCGATGGCCGTGACCTGCGACGTGTCGGACCGGGCCGCGGTGGACGAGGCGGCCGCGGCCGTGAAGGCGGCCTACGGGCCGATCGACGTCCTGGTGAACAACGCGGGCGTCACGCGCCCGGCGATGCTGCACAAGATGACCCAGGAGGAGTGGGACGTCGTCATGGGCGTCCACCTGCACGGCTCCTTCTACTGGCTGCAGGCCGTGGTACACGACATGATCGAGCGGCAGCGCGGGTGGATCATCTTCAGCTCCTCCTCGACCGCGCAGAACGGCTCGATCGGCCAGATCAACTACGCGGCCGCCAAGTCGGGGATGCTCGGCATGGTCCGCACGGCCGCCCGCGAGCTCGGCCGGTACAACATCCTGGTCAACGCGGTCGCGCCCGCGGCGGCCACCGAGATGACGCTCAAGATCCGCACGGACCCGCGCTTCGCCGACGGCGTCAAGCGGCTGCCGCTGCGCCGCCACGCCGAGCCCGAGGAGATCGCGCCGACCTTCCTGTACCTGGCCTCCGACGCGGCCAGCTACGTCACCGGCCAGGTCATCTCGGTGGACGGCGGCGGAATGATGGTGCGTTGA